The Bacteroidota bacterium DNA window GGGACCACTGTTCAATGCCAACGCCTGTTCCGCGTGTCATGTCAATGACGGCCGTGGCCGGGCTCCGATCGGCGATGAGAGTATGGTTGGACTTCTCATTCGGCTCAGCGTCCCCGGCACCGATCCACATGGAGGTCCCAATCCTGCTCCGGGGTTTGGCGGACAGCTTCAACAGCGCGCAGCCTATGACGTCGCTCCGGAAGCGGATGTTCAGATTTCATACTCGATGCAAACGCATACGTTCGCGGACGGCTCAAGCTATGAACTTGCTGCGCCTTCGTACACGATCGCCAATCCTTATATGCCACTACCGGCCGGCCTGATGACTTCTCCACGCGTTGCGCCATCCGTTTTTGGTCTGGGACTTCTGGAATCAATTCCAGATGACGAGATTCTATCGCATGCCGATGAAAACGATCTCGATGGCGACGGTATTTCCGGAAAGCCTAACATGGTGTGGGATGCAACCGCGCAAACAATGCGGCTTGGACGCTTTGGCTGGAAGGCCGGGCAGCCATCGTTGATACAGCAATCGGCCGGGGCGCTGAATGAGGACATGGGCATTACGAACCCGATTTTTCGAGTTGAGAGTTGTCATAACCAGACTCAATACTGGGCTGTCGCCGATAGCGCGAAAGCGCCGGAGATCGGAGATGCCGCGCTTCGGGATATCGCCGGTTACATGCAGACTCTTGGTGTTCCCGGACGCCGCAATATGGGAGATGCCGAGGTCATCCGCGGAAAGTACCTATTCAACAATGCGAAATGCAGCTCCTGTCATATTCCCATGATGAAGACCGGGACCAATCCCGATTTTCCCGAGCTTTCGAACCAGACAATTTTTCCCTACACCGATCTGCTGCTCCACGATATGGGACCCGATCTCGCAGATAACCGTCCGGAATATCGGGCAACAGGCAGTGAGTGGAGAACACCGCCGCTCTGGGGAATCGGTTTGACGTATGTCGTTAATGGACATACCCGGTTCCTGCACGATGGCCGAGCGCGATCATTGCTCGAAGCAGTTATGTGGCATGGTGGCGAAGCAACTCGTTCGCGCGAATACGTCCGCATGCTTCCCCAACGAGACCGCGAGGCTTTGGTGAAGTTTCTGGAGTCGCTCTAGTTTCGCCGTAACACGCGCGGCGATGCCTTGCCGTGAATGTGGAAGAATCTTTGCCATGAGGAAGATTCTTCCACAAGCGTGATTTGACAGGACTATGGCAATGCATGGCGTTCGACGCGTATTGCCCGACTTTTCCAGTTGACTTGCTAAGGCACTCGGCTTGTCATCATTTCTCCGAAAGGAGTAATTATGGCAGACGAGCAAGATGGATCGTGCCGAGGACGTGGCCGAAGAGCCATGGTCGATAATAGCGCCGGAAGCATCTATGGCTTCGCATTTCTAGGCGCGGTGGTCTATTATGTCCAACACGCGGCGACTTTCTGGGAGGGCGTGCTTGGCGTCCTAAAGGCCATCTTTTGGCCAGGAATGCTGATCTATAAGGTATTAGATCTATTAAAGATGTGATACTTGCGCTCGATGGCATGGAATAGGCAGTGCACTGGGCAGCGAGCCCGACCTCAGCAGAATAACTATGCCCGCCGAACAACACATCATATTTCCAGGGCAAATCATTGAGACTCTCACCCCAAGTTCCGAGTTCCGCGACTCAGTCTGGACGCGGGCGATGGGCT harbors:
- a CDS encoding di-heme oxidoredictase family protein produces the protein MLQAKIISHLRNTSIVAVLVCAPIFESCSNSVSSPPASTSSIDESMSGGSQTVFVQGVTAFSQVLPNVSADHAAMHERGDAQFEAQYVPAPASPNGGLGPLFNANACSACHVNDGRGRAPIGDESMVGLLIRLSVPGTDPHGGPNPAPGFGGQLQQRAAYDVAPEADVQISYSMQTHTFADGSSYELAAPSYTIANPYMPLPAGLMTSPRVAPSVFGLGLLESIPDDEILSHADENDLDGDGISGKPNMVWDATAQTMRLGRFGWKAGQPSLIQQSAGALNEDMGITNPIFRVESCHNQTQYWAVADSAKAPEIGDAALRDIAGYMQTLGVPGRRNMGDAEVIRGKYLFNNAKCSSCHIPMMKTGTNPDFPELSNQTIFPYTDLLLHDMGPDLADNRPEYRATGSEWRTPPLWGIGLTYVVNGHTRFLHDGRARSLLEAVMWHGGEATRSREYVRMLPQRDREALVKFLESL